The stretch of DNA AGGCCCTCGACGCCGCCCTCGGCCAGACCACGATCCGAAGGATCCAGCGCACCAGGGCGCGACGGCGCGCCTGAAGCCGGGAGCGCACGCGCAACAGCGCGGGCACCAGGATGCTGACCTGGGCGGCACGCTCGATGGGTCGCAGGGACTCCACCTGGGCGAGGCTCGCCGGCAGCAGGCACCCCACCAGCAGGCCAGCCAGCCACCAGCGAGTCGCTCGGCGCATGCGCCGCGTGCCCTGTGGGCCAGCGCAGTTGTCGGTGATGGCAGGGGGCATGCTGTCGAGGGCCTCCGGTGCGTGCTAGGCTCTGGCTGTTCACAGGCCGCCTGGGTGGGCGGCCGACGGGTAACGTCAGGGGTTCGGCCCCGAGAATCAAGCTGATGAGTATAAAGGTTAAGCGGTTCCGAGCACAGCCCATGTCCCGCCTGCTGGAGGGTCGCGGCGAACTGGGAGCCTTGATGCGCATGGCCACCCTGGTCGAGCGTGCCCAGGTGCACCTGCGGGCCCACCTGCCCGAGGAGATGCGCGAGCACCTCTTCGTGGGCGGCTTCCACCAGGGACGACTGGCACTGATCACCGACCGTGCCGTCTGGCTGACCCGGCTGCGCTACGAGCAGCCACGCCTGCTCGAGCTGCTGCACCAGCTGCCGGGCTTCGAGGCGGTCACCGGCTTCACGCTCAAGGTCCGCCCCGTTCGCCCGACCCGCCCTCCCCTTCGACAGGTACGCCACCTGCCGGAGAAGGCCGCCGACGAGATCTCCAGCTGTGCCGCCGACGTCGACGACCCCGGCCTCAAGAGCGCCCTGGAGCGACTGGCCGCCCACGCGGAGAAATCCTGAACGCACCCCGCCGATACGAGAACGCCGCCACCCTGGCGG from Halomonas aestuarii encodes:
- a CDS encoding DUF721 domain-containing protein is translated as MSRLLEGRGELGALMRMATLVERAQVHLRAHLPEEMREHLFVGGFHQGRLALITDRAVWLTRLRYEQPRLLELLHQLPGFEAVTGFTLKVRPVRPTRPPLRQVRHLPEKAADEISSCAADVDDPGLKSALERLAAHAEKS